The following proteins come from a genomic window of Gossypium raimondii isolate GPD5lz chromosome 5, ASM2569854v1, whole genome shotgun sequence:
- the LOC105768943 gene encoding cytokinin riboside 5'-monophosphate phosphoribohydrolase LOG3 has product MENQQLHLHHHHLEYQQQQQRQPNSMKSRFRRVCVFCGSSPGKNPSYQHAAIQLGQQLVERNIDLVYGGGSIGLMGLVSQAVFDGGRHVLGVIPKTLMPREITGETVGEVRAVSGMHQRKAEMARQADAFIALPGGYGTLEELLEVITWAQLGIHDKPVGLLNVDGYYNSLLSFIDNAVDEGFIAPAARDIIVSAQTAQELMCKLEEHEPKHSGVASKLSWEMEQQLGFTSKSDIAR; this is encoded by the exons ATGGAAAATCAACAACTCCACCTCCATCATCATCACCTTGAGTaccagcaacaacaacaacgtCAACCCAATTCCATGAAGTCAAGATTCAGACGTGTCTGTGTCTTTTGTGGTAGCAGTCCAGGCAAGAATCCTAGCTACCAGCATGCTGCTATTCAGCTTGGCCAACAACTG GTTGAAAGGAACATTGACTTGGTTTATGGAGGAGGAAGCATTGGCTTGATGGGGTTGGTCTCTCAAGCTGTCTTTGATGGTGGTCGCCACGTGTTGGG GGTAATTCCCAAGACTCTCATGCCAAGAGag ATCACAGGCGAGACAGTAGGAGAAGTAAGAGCTGTGTCAGGAATGCACCAACGTAAAGCTGAAATGGCTCGCCAAGCTGACGCCTTTATTGCCTTGCCAG GTGGTTATGGAACCTTGGAAGAACTCCTGGAAGTGATCACTTGGGCTCAGCTAGGAATCCATGACAAACCT GTGGGACTGTTGAATGTTGATGGGTATTACAACTCGCTTTTATCATTCATAGACAATGCGGTGGATGAAGGTTTCATAGCCCCAGCTGCCCGTGACATAATTGTCTCTGCCCAAACTGCCCAAGAACTCATGTGCAAGCTCGAG GAGCATGAACCTAAACATTCAGGGGTGGCCTCCAAGCTCAGCTGGGAAATGGAGCAACAATTGGGTTTCACTTCTAAATCTGACATCGCTCGTTGA
- the LOC105770772 gene encoding uncharacterized protein LOC105770772 gives MLLSELKLFQILVRKVQFFLTLCGIRANILFNKGSNMSENKPESGPTVNPRVTWEGCSVLLDINDGDRLLFARLSAGSTLKIGNKTFSLQPLIGCPFGSLFQVESGKEKPYLSRFIPPTEENNVQDEGGCQLQEESRDNRAIIDNNQAQSLTGDDIDAMRRQGATGNEIVEALIANSATFDKKTQFSQEKYRLKKQKKYAPRVLLRRPFSRSICEAYFKKYPARIGFLRVDALSLLLSMANVTANSDVLVLDMVGGLVTGAVAERLGGTGSVCNTYLGGTPYPMEIIRMFNFNNEICKRVLRCSVNDLCAVQNETSEQVSQHEDVCTMESQSDEKISLSVSTEEVHLSSKNGVSDLVPENELSTTGKTCKTPKAGEKAPKEAIQSWKENGFSSLIIAAPEQDAWSLVKDLLPLLTYSAPFAIYHQYLQPLATCMNNLQLEKMAIGLQLSEPWLREYQVLPSRTHPCMQMSGSGGYILSGTRAYSNTSQS, from the exons ATGCTTTTAAGTGAACTCAAGTTGTTTCAGATTCTGGTTCGTAAAgtgcaattttttttaacactCTGCGGAATAAGAGCAAATATATTGTTCAATAAAGGATCTAACATGTCCGAAAATAAACCTGAATCGGGTCCAACTGTAAATCCTAGAGTAACCTGGGAAGGTTGCAGCGTCTTGCTCGACATTAACGACGGCGATCGTCTTCTTTTCGCTCGTCTCTCTGCCGGCTC GACCTTGAAAATTGGGAATAAGACATTCTCTTTGCAGCCATTGATTGGATGTCCCTTTGGGTCTCTGTTTCAAGTTGAAAGCGGAAAGGAAAAGCCTTACCTTTCCCGCTTTATTCCACCCACCGAAG AGAATAATGTTCAAGATGAAGGAGGTTGTCAATTACAAGAAGAATCCCGTGACAACCGAGCAATAATTGATAATAATCAAGCTCAAAGCCTCACCGGTGATGATATAGATGCAATGCGGAG ACAGGGGGCAACGGGGAATGAAATTGTTGAGGCCCTCATTGCTAACAGTGCAACTTTCGATAAGAAAACACAGTTCTCACAA GAAAAATATAGGCTTAAGAAGCAAAAGAAATATGCGCCCAGAGTGCTTCTTAGACGACCATTTTCTAGAAG TATATGTGAGGCATACTTTAAGAAATATCCAGCTCGAATCGG ATTTTTACGAGTGGATGCTTTATCTTTGTTGCTATCAATGGCTAATGTTACTGCAAACTCGGATGTCCTTGTCCTGGATATGGTTGGTGGACTTGTTACTGGTGCTGTGGCAGAGCGTTTAGGAG GTACAGGTAGTGTGTGCAATACTTATCTTGGGGGGACACCCTATCCTATGGAGATAATAAGGATGTTCAACTTCAATAATGAAATTTGCAAGAG AGTTTTGCGGTGTTCAGTTAATGACCTTTGTGCAGTCCAAAATGAAACCAGTGAGCAAGTCAGCCAACATGAAGATGTCTGTACTATGGAGAGTCAATCTGAT GAGAAAATATCCTTATCAGTTAGCACCGAAGAGGTTCATCTTTCATCCAAGAATGGTGTTTCGGATCTTGTTCCTGAGAATGAACTTTCTACCACAGGCAAAACTTGCAAAACCCCAAAAGCTGGGGAAAAAGCACCAAAAGAAGCAATTCAATCATGGAAAGAAAATGGTTTCTCCAG CCTAATTATTGCTGCACCGGAGCAGGATGCCTGGAGCTTAGTTAAGGATTTGCTGCCCCTTCTAACATACTCAGCTCCTTTTGCAATCTATCACCAGTATCTGCAG CCTCTTGCAACATGCATGAACAATCTACAACTTGAGAAAATGGCAATTGGGTTGCAACTTTCAGAACCTTGGTTACGGGAATATCAG GTACTTCCATCAAGAACCCATCCCTGCATGCAGATGAGTGGATCAGGCGGCTACATCCTAAGTGGTACTCGGGCGTATTCTAATACAAGTCAATCCTAg
- the LOC105769890 gene encoding L10-interacting MYB domain-containing protein, which produces MDHEAGQPKQERSRTRWTASLDRIFADLVVKQIKLGSRPNNVFDKKTWNIIRDEFNKQTDLNFNNNQLRKHLDVLRIRFYNLKSAYDQNDFASMEDSCCIGFDLWEEIGAQPRPEPIKIKDCPIYEQLCTIFTDSSADGKYAQSSHFEGLEKTVGNDTSVLISCPDDNPPTSRLTQSGSLSEKLTKSIAERKRRRPSEAQSCLDQSRKDEEISETMAGALLDMVAAWRSRSTIATKRSDEKFSITNCIKALDEIEDTEEWLYFASLDLFEDPTLRKTFISLEGGKIRLTWLQEKCEKPAMTCV; this is translated from the exons ATGGATCATGAAGCCGGTCAGCCGAAACAGGAGCGCTCAAGAACAAGGTGGACTGCGTCCCTTGATAGGATATTTGCAGACTTGGTAGTGAagcaaattaaattgggaagcAGGCCAAACAATGTTTTTGACAAGAAAACGTGGAATATCATACGTGATGAATTCAACAAGCAAACAGATCTTAACTTCAATAACAATCAGTTGAGAAAGCACCTGGATGTTCTGAGAATACGGTTCTATAACCTCAAGTCAGCTTATGATCAAAATGACTTTGCATCCATGGAGGACTCTTGTTGCATCGGGTTTGACCTGTGGGAAGAAATTGGG GCACAGCCTAGGCCTGAGCCAATCAAAATCAAGGACTGCCCCATATATGAGCAACTATGTACAATATTTACTGATTCATCTGCTGATGGGAAGTATGCCCAATCAAGTCACTTTGAGGGACTAGAAAAAACTGTTGGAAATGATACCAGTGTCTTAATTTCATGCCCAGATGATAATCCACCCACCTCAAGGTTAACCCAAAGCGGTTCATTGTCTGAAAAGTTGACTAAGAGTATTgcagagagaaaaagaagacgACCATCTGAGGCACAATCTTGTTTAGATCAGAGCAGAAAGGATGAAGAAATCTCTGAGACTATGGCTGGAGCCTTGTTAGATATGGTTGCGGCTTGGAGGTCAAGGAGTACAATTGCCACAAAACGAAGTGATGAGAAATTTAGCATAACTAATTGCATTAAAGCATTGGATGAGATAGAAGACACTGAAGAGTGGCTCTATTTTGCATCTCTTGACCTCTTCGAAGACCCCACCCTAAGGAAAACCTTTATCTCTTTAGAAGGTGGCAAGATTAGGCTAACATGGTTGCAAGAGAAGTGTGAGAAACCAGCAATGACTTGTGTCTAA
- the LOC105769812 gene encoding uncharacterized protein LOC105769812, giving the protein MALLTFLPEPAAEPMKVEQPSKRGRNPVKKQKEKQPSSWDQIKNLLSCKQIEGSKVHDPSKNNQLPHHHGYSKLGSSCKSICSFNDVVHGNTRVVHRADNSPESSTVGQETGLLRRKAGNSSSTRSLSGSTRTNNSSTTYTTSSSSRAMQFRKLSGCYECRMIVDPSRYPSSRTTISACSQCGEVFPKIESLELHQAVRHAVSELGPDDSGRNIVEIIFKSSWLKKDNPICKIERILKVHNTQRTIQRFEDCRDAVKTRALNSTRKNPRCAADGNELLRFHCTTLSCSLGARGSSSLCGSIPGCGVCTIIKQGFQKKGGGAAAAAEFKGVCTTASSGRAHDSLKCTDGRRAMLVCRVIAGRVKRVTEDAPPFEEDNSGVVAAATGSYDSLAAYAGVYSNLEELVVFNPRAILPCFVVIYKAHES; this is encoded by the exons atggctCTCCTCACTTTCTTACCGGAACCGGCGGCCGAACCCATGAAAGTGGAACAGCCGTCCAAGCGTGGAAGAAACCCGGTGAAAAAGCAAAAGGAAAAGCAACCATCTTCATGGGACCAAATCAAGAATCTGCTCAGTTGCAAACAGATCGAAGGGTCGAAAGTTCATGACCCTTCGAAGAATAACCAGCTGCCTCATCATCACGGCTACTCGAAGCTGGGTTCCTCTTGCAAATCCATCTGTAGCTTCAACGACGTCGTTCACGGCAACACCAGGGTTGTTCACAGAGCCGACAACTCGCCTGAGAGTAGCACGGTGGGTCAAGAAACCGGGCTGCTGAGACGCAAAGCCGGGAATAGCTCGTCAACGCGGTCGTTGTCAGGGTCAACAAGAACCAACAACAGCAGCACGACTTACACGACGTCATCTTCATCAAGAGCTATGCAATTCAGGAAACTTTCTGGGTGTTACGAGTGTCGTATGATCGTTGACCCCAGCAG GTATCCATCCTCAAGAACAACTATATCTGCCTGCTCACAGTGCGGAGAGGTATTCCCAAAGATTGAAAGTTTGGAGCTCCATCAAGCTGTTCGCCATGCAG TTTCGGAGTTGGGCCCAGACGATTCGGGCCGAAACATTGTGGAAATTATCTTCAAATCGAGCTGGTTAAAGAAGGACAATCCAATCTGTAAGATCGAGCGGATACTGAAAGTCCACAACACCCAACGCACCATCCAACGGTTTGAGGACTGTCGCGACGCAGTGAAAACACGTGCTCTCAACAGCACCAGAAAGAACCCCAGGTGTGCGGCTGACGGCAACGAACTCCTCCGGTTCCACTGCACCACATTGTCGTGCTCCCTCGGAGCGCGCGGCTCGTCCAGCTTGTGTGGTTCCATCCCCGGCTGCGGCGTCTGCACCATAATCAAGCAAGGGTTCCAGAAAAAAGGTGGAGGAGCCGCGGCGGCCGCAGAATTCAAAGGGGTTTGCACAACGGCTAGTAGCGGGAGGGCCCACGATTCACTTAAATGTACGGACGGACGCAGGGCAATGCTGGTTTGCCGTGTGATCGCGGGGAGGGTGAAGCGAGTGACGGAAGATGCGCCGCCGTTTGAGGAGGATAATAGCGGCGTCGTAGCGGCTGCGACTGGCTCATACGATTCTCTAGCGGCGTACGCCGGGGTCTACTCCAATCTGGAGGAGTTGGTTGTTTTCAATCCAAGGGCCATCCTTCCTTGTTTCGTAGTCATTTACAAAGCCCATGAATCTTGA
- the LOC105769973 gene encoding putative HVA22-like protein g: MIGSFLTRGLVTVFAYAFPAYECYKTVEMNKPDVEELRFWCQYWILVAVLTVSERIGDAFVSWVPMYSEAKLAFFIYLWYPKTRGTSYVYDSFFRPYVAKHENEIDRNLLELRTRAGDMAVLYWQRVASYGQTRIFEILQYVASQSTPRPHHAKNSQAQVDRARQPSGVPICQSSSKAQAAHPEAEEPPSPTSSTFSSQNPKEVAEEVGPSKVASQVAKSATPSASSNSQKPDPASESTSQPADTEAEAMQIEPVLPSPRNEVTNPPPKETLMEESIRVTRGRLRKSRSGTR; the protein is encoded by the exons ATGATTGGATCCTTTCTTACCAGAGGACTCGT gaCGGTTTTTGCCTATGCTTTTCCAGCATATGAATGTTATAAAACTGTTGAAATGAATAAGCCTGACGTTGAGGAACTGCGCTTTTGGTGCCAGTACTG GATATTGGTGGCTGTTTTGACGGTTAGTGAGAGAATTGGTGATGCTTTTGTTTCATG GGTTCCAATGTACAGTGAAGCTAAGTTGGCTTTCTTTATTTACTTGTGGTACCCGAAAACAAGG GGAACTTCTTATGTGTATGACTCCTTCTTTAGACCATATGTTGCAAagcatgaaaatgaaattgaccGTAACTTGTTGGAACTAAGGACTAGAGCTGGTGATATGGCAGTTCTTTACTGGCAAAGAGTTGCTAGCTACGGCCAGACAAGAATTTTTGAGATCCTGCAATATGTTGCTTCACAGTCAACCCCAAGACCTCACCATGCTAAG AATTCTCAGGCACAAGTTGATAGGGCTCGCCAACCCTCTGGTGTGCCAATCTGCCAATCATCTAGTAAAGCACAAGCAGCACATCCTGAGGCTGAAGAACCGCCTTCCCCGACATCAAGCAcattttcaagtcaaaaccCAAAGGAAGTAGCTGAAGAGGTGGGACCTTCAAAGGTGGCTTCACAGGTGGCTAAATCAGCTACCCCATCAGCATCCTCAAATAGCCAAAAACCAGATCCTGCATCTGAAAGTACCAGTCAGCCTGCAGATACCGAAGCAGAAGCAATGCAAATTGAACCGGTGTTGCCTTCTCCACGGAATGAAGTCACAAACCCTCCCCCAAAAGAGACTCTCATGGAAGAAAGCATTCGAGTCACACGTGgtagattgaggaaaagccgTTCAGGAACCCGTTAA
- the LOC105769385 gene encoding endoglucanase 10: MGKESKSGGCLGWLLAIVILALVVGAIVYAVKQKIDHANDNKPSPVPGPPGAIDKKYADALKIAMQFFDIQKSGKLVNNKISWRGDSGLKDGNEANLDLSKGMYDAGDHMKFGFPMAFTATVLSWAILEYGDQMAAVNQLEPAQQSLKWITDFLINAHPKDNVLYIQVGDPDLDHKCWERPENMKEKRPLTQVNITVPGTEVAAETAAAMASASLVFKTSNSAYSSTLLKHAKQLFNFADKYPASYSENIPEVATYYNSTGYGDELLWAASWLYHATGDRSYLDYATGENGKQFASWGSPTWFSWDNKNAGTQVLLSRLSLFGAKGVSGNSGLRNYRSSAEGVMCGLLPKSPSATSSRTDGGLVWISEWNALQHPVASAFLAALYSDYMLTSQTAKITCGDHSFKPSDLRKLAKSQADYVLGKNPLKMSFLVGYGDKYPQYVHHRGASIPADATTGCTDGFKWLDSTEPNPNVAVGGLVGGPFLNETYIDSRNNSKQAEPTTYNSALIVGLLSSLVTTSSAVKSFT, translated from the exons ATGGGGAAAGAATCAAAGTCAGGAGGGTGTTTGGGGTGGTTACTGGCGATAGTAATATTGGCTCTGGTTGTGGGAGCCATTGTTTATGCAGTGAAGCAGAAAATCGATCACGCCAATGATAATAAGCCATCTCCCGTTCCAGGTCCTCCAGGCGCCATTGACAAGAAGTATGCCGATGCTCTCAAAATCGCAATGCAATTCTTTGACATTCAAAAAT CTGGTAAGTTAGTGAATAATAAGATATCATGGAGAGGAGATTCGGGACTTAAGGATGGAAATGAAGCGAACTTGGATCTTTCCAAGGGGATGTATGATGCTGGAGATCACATGAAATTTGGTTTTCCAATGGCATTTACTGCTACTGTGTTATCATGGGCTATCCTCGAGTATGGAGATCAGATGGCGGCAGTGAATCAACTGGAACCTGCTCAACAATCTCTCAAGTGGATTACTGATTTCCTTATAAATGCTCATCCTAAAGACAACGTTCTCTATATTCAG GTGGGTGATCCCGACTTAGATCATAAATGTTGGGAAAGGCCTGAAAACATGAAAGAGAAGAGGCCTCTCACACAGGTGAACATAACTGTTCCAGGGACAGAGGTTGCAGCTGAGACTGCTGCTGCTATGGCTTCAGCATCTCTGGTGTTTAAGACATCTAACTCGGCATACTCAAGCACACTTCTTAAGCATGCCAAGCAACTTTTTAATTTCGCGGACAAATATCCAGCTTCTTATAGTGAGAACATCCCAGAAGTTGCTACATATTACAATTCAACAGGGTATGGAGATGAGCTGTTATGGGCAGCAAGCTGGCTCTATCATGCAACAGGTGATCGATCGTACCTTGACTATGCGACTGGTGAAAATGGGAAACAGTTTGCTTCATGGGGAAGTCCAACCTGGTTTAGCTGGGATAATAAAAATGCAGGAACCCAG GTCTTGCTTTCCAGGTTAAGCTTGTTTGGTGCCAAAGGAGTCTCTGGGAACTCTGGCCTCAGAAACTATAGGAGCTCTGCTGAAGGTGTTATGTGTGGTCTTTTGCCAAAGTCTCCCTCAGCCACATCCAGCAGAACAGATG GTGGTCTTGTATGGATCAGTGAATGGAATGCTCTGCAGCACCCTGTTGCCTCTGCATTTTTAGCTGCTCTTTACAGTGATTACATGCTTACATCACAGACTGCAAAAATAACCTGTGGTGACCATTCATTCAAACCGTCGGATCTTAGAAAGTTGGCCAAATCACAG GCTGATTATGTATTGGGCAAAAACCCTTTGAAAATGAGCTTTCTTGTGGGGTATGGGGATAAGTACCCACAATATGTGCATCATAGAGGAGCTTCAATTCCAGCTGATGCGACTACTGGTTGCACCGACGGCTTCAAGTGGCTTGATTCAACTGAACCGAATCCTAATGTGGCTGTTGGAGGCCTTGTGGGTGGGCCTTTCCTTAATGAAACATACATCGATTCCCGGAACAACTCAAAGCAAGCCGAGCCGACCACATATAACAGTGCCCTCATTGTTGGCCTTCTCTCAAGTTTGGTCACTACCTCATCTGCAGTTAAATCCTTCACCTAA